A window from Streptomyces sp. NBC_00299 encodes these proteins:
- a CDS encoding YqgE/AlgH family protein translates to MTEVSSLTGRLLVATPALADPNFDRAVVLLLDHDEEGSLGVVLNRPTPVDVGDILEGWADLTGEPGVVFQGGPVSLDSALGVAVIPGDANGESAPLGWRRVHGAIGLVDLEAPPELLASAVGSLRIFAGYAGWGPGQLEDELVEGAWYVVESEPGDVSSPAPERLWREVLRRQRNELAMVATYPDDPSLN, encoded by the coding sequence ATGACCGAGGTGTCCTCGCTCACAGGGCGGCTGCTCGTGGCCACGCCCGCCCTGGCGGACCCGAACTTCGACCGCGCGGTGGTGCTCCTTCTCGACCACGACGAGGAGGGCTCCCTCGGTGTCGTCCTCAACCGTCCCACGCCCGTGGACGTGGGCGACATCCTGGAGGGCTGGGCGGACCTCACCGGCGAACCCGGTGTCGTCTTCCAGGGCGGCCCGGTGTCCCTGGACTCCGCGCTCGGCGTCGCCGTCATCCCCGGCGACGCGAACGGCGAGAGCGCCCCGCTGGGCTGGCGCCGGGTGCACGGCGCAATCGGGCTCGTGGACCTGGAGGCGCCGCCGGAGCTGCTCGCCTCGGCCGTGGGCAGCCTGAGGATCTTCGCCGGGTACGCCGGCTGGGGACCCGGCCAGCTGGAGGACGAGCTGGTGGAGGGTGCCTGGTACGTCGTCGAATCGGAGCCCGGGGACGTCTCCTCGCCGGCGCCGGAAAGACTCTGGCGCGAGGTCCTGCGCAGGCAGCGCAACGAGCTCGCGATGGTGGCCACCTATCCGGACGACCCTTCGCTCAACTGA
- a CDS encoding DUF3039 domain-containing protein — translation MSTLEPERGTGTGTLVEPTPQTSHGDGDHERFAHYVQKDKIMASALDGTPVVALCGKVWVPGRDPKKYPVCPMCKEIYESMGAGGDKGKDGDKK, via the coding sequence ATGAGCACTCTCGAGCCCGAGCGCGGGACTGGTACGGGAACCCTCGTAGAGCCGACGCCGCAGACGTCCCACGGCGACGGCGACCACGAGCGCTTCGCCCACTACGTCCAGAAGGACAAGATCATGGCGAGCGCACTCGACGGGACCCCCGTCGTGGCGCTCTGCGGCAAGGTGTGGGTGCCCGGCCGCGACCCGAAGAAGTACCCGGTGTGTCCCATGTGCAAGGAGATCTACGAGTCCATGGGCGCCGGCGGCGACAAGGGCAAGGACGGCGACAAGAAGTAG
- a CDS encoding extracellular solute-binding protein, with the protein MNARKPSVRFLGATALAAATLIVSACAPQTSTNSSSDKDEKTGTLRVWLFQEVGNKPKEKVVDSVVTAFEKAHEGTKVDVEYIPIETRAQRVKAAFNDPKSAPDVMEYGNTDTAGYVKDGGLLDVTKEFGDWTEAKDTDPTAKQSVTVDGKIYGAPFYVGVRALYYRTDVFEELGLEAPKTMDELAETARKIRAAKPELYGLVVGGAYTYGAMPFVWANGGELATGKGGSYASAIDSAAAQKGIKAYTSLFSDDNCPAAKCAGMGGNDTITAFAAGKAGMAIGGDFSHTAVEAGKAKGKYAVVPLPGVKAGSIAPAFAGGNNIGVLKSTSHRTLAVDLMEQLASKKTQTSMFGAMGFLPTFSDVRQQVAAEEPYVKPFAQTLSAGTKFVPASPAWAQIDSSLVLPTMLQEVISGKKDVPAAAGEAATKMDAAFGSAG; encoded by the coding sequence ATGAACGCCAGGAAGCCGTCCGTCCGTTTCCTTGGGGCCACCGCTCTCGCGGCCGCCACCCTGATCGTCTCCGCCTGCGCCCCGCAGACGTCCACCAACTCCTCCTCCGACAAGGACGAGAAGACCGGCACCCTGCGGGTCTGGCTCTTCCAGGAAGTCGGCAACAAGCCGAAGGAGAAGGTCGTCGACTCCGTCGTCACCGCCTTCGAGAAGGCCCACGAGGGCACGAAGGTCGACGTCGAGTACATACCGATCGAGACCCGCGCCCAGCGCGTCAAGGCCGCCTTCAACGACCCGAAGTCCGCGCCCGACGTCATGGAGTACGGCAACACCGACACCGCCGGCTATGTGAAGGACGGCGGACTCCTCGACGTCACCAAGGAGTTCGGCGACTGGACCGAGGCGAAGGACACCGACCCCACGGCCAAGCAGTCCGTCACCGTGGACGGCAAGATCTACGGCGCGCCCTTCTACGTCGGAGTCCGCGCCCTGTACTACCGCACGGACGTCTTCGAGGAGCTCGGCCTCGAAGCGCCGAAGACCATGGACGAGTTGGCCGAGACGGCCCGCAAGATCCGCGCCGCGAAGCCCGAGCTGTACGGGCTCGTGGTGGGCGGTGCGTACACGTACGGCGCGATGCCGTTCGTGTGGGCCAACGGCGGCGAACTCGCCACCGGCAAGGGCGGCTCGTACGCCTCCGCCATCGACAGCGCGGCCGCCCAGAAGGGCATCAAGGCGTACACGTCCCTGTTCAGCGACGACAACTGTCCCGCCGCCAAGTGCGCCGGCATGGGCGGCAACGACACGATCACCGCGTTCGCCGCGGGCAAGGCGGGCATGGCGATCGGCGGCGACTTCAGCCACACGGCCGTGGAGGCCGGGAAGGCGAAGGGTAAGTACGCGGTCGTGCCGCTGCCGGGCGTGAAGGCCGGTTCCATCGCGCCGGCGTTCGCGGGCGGCAACAACATCGGCGTCCTGAAGAGCACCTCGCACCGCACGCTGGCCGTCGACCTCATGGAGCAGCTGGCCTCGAAGAAGACGCAGACCTCGATGTTCGGGGCGATGGGCTTCCTGCCCACCTTCTCGGACGTACGGCAGCAGGTCGCCGCCGAGGAGCCGTACGTCAAGCCCTTCGCGCAGACCCTGTCCGCGGGCACCAAGTTCGTCCCCGCGTCGCCCGCGTGGGCGCAGATCGACTCCTCGCTGGTGCTGCCGACGATGCTCCAGGAGGTCATCAGCGGCAAGAAGGACGTGCCGGCGGCCGCGGGTGAGGCGGCCACGAAGATGGACGCCGCGTTCGGCTCCGCCGGGTGA
- a CDS encoding carbohydrate ABC transporter permease — translation MDRGWSRPRGGSRKFNKAPRPQGRPRGRSRTTPWLYLAPALVVLGGLLVYPIYQLGLISFFEYTQAQVSGGEPTTFQGFGNYSELFSDSQFWQVLLATVVFAAACVVSTLAVGCALAVLLTRVRAVPRLALMLAALGAWATPAITGSTVWLLLFDPDFGPVNRILGLGDHSWTYGRFSAFFLVLLEVVWCSFPFVMVTVYAGIRSVPAEVLEAAALDGASQWRIWRSVLAPMLRPILVVVTIQSVIWDFKVFTQIYVMTNGGGIAGQNLVLNVYAYQKAFASSQYSLGSAIGIVMLLILLAVTLVYLRLLRKQGEEL, via the coding sequence GTGGATCGTGGCTGGTCGCGCCCGCGCGGCGGTAGCCGCAAGTTCAACAAGGCCCCGCGCCCCCAGGGGCGTCCGCGTGGGCGGAGTCGGACGACACCCTGGCTCTATCTCGCCCCCGCACTCGTCGTCCTCGGCGGGCTGCTCGTCTATCCCATCTATCAGCTCGGGCTGATCTCGTTCTTCGAGTACACGCAGGCGCAGGTCAGTGGCGGGGAGCCCACCACCTTCCAGGGGTTCGGCAACTACTCGGAGTTGTTCTCGGACTCCCAGTTCTGGCAGGTGCTGCTGGCCACGGTCGTGTTCGCGGCGGCGTGTGTCGTGTCGACGCTCGCCGTCGGGTGTGCGCTCGCCGTGCTGCTCACGCGCGTGCGTGCCGTGCCGCGGCTCGCGTTGATGCTGGCGGCGCTGGGGGCGTGGGCGACGCCGGCCATCACCGGGTCGACCGTGTGGCTGTTGCTGTTCGACCCGGACTTCGGGCCGGTGAACCGCATCCTGGGGCTGGGCGACCACTCGTGGACGTACGGGCGTTTCAGCGCCTTCTTCCTCGTCCTGCTCGAAGTGGTGTGGTGCTCCTTCCCGTTCGTGATGGTGACGGTGTACGCCGGTATCCGCTCCGTACCGGCCGAGGTGCTGGAGGCCGCCGCGCTGGACGGGGCCTCGCAGTGGCGGATCTGGCGGTCGGTACTGGCGCCGATGCTGCGGCCGATCCTCGTGGTCGTGACCATCCAGTCGGTCATCTGGGACTTCAAGGTCTTCACCCAGATCTACGTCATGACGAACGGCGGCGGCATCGCGGGCCAGAACCTCGTGCTGAACGTGTACGCGTACCAGAAGGCCTTCGCGTCCTCGCAGTACAGCCTCGGCTCGGCGATCGGCATCGTGATGCTGCTGATCCTGCTCGCGGTGACGCTGGTGTATCTGCGGCTGCTGCGCAAGCAGGGGGAGGAACTGTGA
- a CDS encoding carbohydrate ABC transporter permease, whose product MKSVGSVPFVRRPWRLLAEVSALLIAVVVAFPLYWMVLSAFKPAGEIESSEPRPWTLAPSLDSFRRVFEQNEFGRYFLNSLVVACTVVLVSALIAFLAATAVTRFRFRFRTTLLIMFLVAQMVPVEALTIPLFFLMRDFGQLNTLGSLILPHIAFSLPFAIWMLRGFVKAVPEALEEAAYIDGASRSRFLWQILFPLVFPGLVATSVFSFISAWNDFLFAKSFIISDTSQSTLPMALLVFYKPDEPDWGGVMAASTVMTIPVLIFFVLVQRRLVSGLGGAVKD is encoded by the coding sequence GTGAAGTCCGTGGGTTCCGTGCCCTTCGTGCGGCGGCCCTGGCGGCTGCTCGCGGAGGTGTCCGCGCTGCTGATCGCCGTAGTGGTGGCCTTCCCCCTGTACTGGATGGTGCTCAGCGCCTTCAAACCGGCGGGGGAGATCGAGTCCAGCGAGCCACGGCCCTGGACGCTGGCCCCTTCCCTGGATTCCTTCCGCCGGGTGTTCGAGCAGAACGAATTCGGCCGCTACTTCCTCAACAGCCTTGTCGTGGCGTGCACGGTCGTGCTCGTCTCGGCGTTGATCGCGTTTCTCGCGGCGACCGCGGTGACACGATTCCGCTTCCGCTTCCGGACCACTCTGCTGATCATGTTTCTGGTGGCGCAGATGGTGCCGGTGGAGGCCCTGACGATCCCCCTGTTCTTCCTCATGCGGGACTTCGGCCAGCTGAACACGCTCGGCTCGCTGATCCTGCCGCACATCGCCTTCTCGCTGCCGTTCGCGATCTGGATGCTGCGGGGGTTTGTGAAGGCGGTTCCCGAGGCGCTGGAGGAGGCCGCGTACATCGACGGGGCGAGCCGGTCGCGATTCCTGTGGCAGATCCTTTTCCCGCTGGTCTTCCCGGGGCTCGTGGCCACCAGCGTGTTTTCCTTCATCTCGGCCTGGAACGACTTCCTCTTCGCCAAGTCCTTCATCATCAGCGACACTTCCCAGTCGACCCTCCCGATGGCCCTGCTCGTCTTCTACAAGCCCGACGAGCCGGACTGGGGCGGCGTCATGGCGGCGTCGACGGTGATGACGATTCCGGTGCTGATCTTCTTCGTGCTCGTGCAGCGCCGGCTGGTGTCGGGGCTGGGCGGAGCGGTAAAGGACTGA
- a CDS encoding beta-N-acetylhexosaminidase: MTELIPAPGHVTGQGSRFFELGPATRVAAGEGTERTERWLRASLGAATGLPLTPGQADEADVIHLSIDPVVAEDLGEEGYRLTVTPEAVHLAGGAPAGLFWGAQTLRQLLGPDAYRRAPLPDRQWQLPEIHVQDAPRFRWRGLMLDVSRHFMPKDGVLRYLDLMAAHKLNIFHFHLTDDQGWRVEIRKYPRLTDVGSWRARTKFGHRASPLWDDKPHGGSYTQDDIREIVAYAAERHITVVPEIDVPGHSQAAIAAYPELGNTDVIDTSALTVWDTWGINPNVLAPSDNTLRFYEGVFEELLELFPSEFIHVGGDECLKDQWRQSPTAQERIRELGLKDEDELQAWFIGHFDTWLAARGRRLIGWDEILEGGLAKGATVSSWRGYAGGIAAARAGHDVVMCPEQQVYLDHRQDAGADEPVPIGYVRTLEDVYRFEPVPAELTPDEARHVLGTQANVWTEVMEDHARVDYQTFPRLAAFAEVAWSRLPAPAERDFADFERRMAAHYGRLDALGVAYRPPAGPRPWQRRPGVLGRPIDGPPPNK, translated from the coding sequence GTGACTGAACTGATTCCAGCGCCGGGCCATGTGACAGGCCAGGGCTCGCGCTTCTTCGAACTGGGACCGGCGACACGGGTGGCCGCGGGAGAAGGCACGGAACGGACGGAACGCTGGCTGCGCGCATCGCTGGGCGCGGCCACCGGGCTGCCGCTGACGCCCGGGCAGGCGGACGAGGCCGACGTCATCCACCTGTCCATCGACCCGGTGGTCGCCGAGGACCTGGGCGAAGAGGGCTATCGACTCACCGTCACGCCCGAAGCCGTCCATCTCGCGGGCGGCGCCCCCGCCGGTCTCTTCTGGGGCGCCCAGACGCTACGGCAACTGCTCGGCCCCGACGCCTACCGCCGGGCCCCGCTGCCCGACCGGCAGTGGCAGCTGCCGGAGATCCACGTCCAGGACGCCCCCCGATTCCGCTGGCGCGGCCTCATGCTCGACGTCTCCCGGCACTTCATGCCCAAGGACGGCGTCCTTCGTTACCTCGACCTGATGGCCGCCCACAAACTCAACATCTTCCACTTCCATCTGACGGACGACCAGGGCTGGCGCGTCGAGATCAGGAAGTACCCCCGGCTCACCGACGTCGGCTCCTGGCGGGCGCGTACCAAATTCGGCCACCGGGCCTCCCCGCTGTGGGACGACAAGCCGCACGGTGGCTCCTACACCCAGGACGACATCCGCGAGATCGTGGCGTACGCCGCCGAGCGGCATATCACCGTCGTCCCCGAAATCGACGTACCCGGCCACTCGCAGGCCGCGATCGCCGCGTACCCGGAACTCGGCAACACCGACGTCATCGACACCTCCGCACTCACCGTCTGGGACACCTGGGGGATCAATCCGAACGTACTCGCCCCCAGTGACAACACCCTGCGCTTCTACGAGGGGGTGTTCGAGGAACTCCTGGAGCTGTTCCCCTCGGAGTTCATTCATGTCGGGGGTGACGAATGCCTCAAGGACCAGTGGCGGCAGTCGCCGACCGCGCAGGAGCGCATCAGGGAACTCGGGCTGAAGGACGAGGACGAGCTCCAGGCGTGGTTCATCGGCCACTTCGACACGTGGCTGGCCGCGCGCGGGCGCAGGCTGATCGGCTGGGACGAGATCCTGGAGGGCGGGCTCGCAAAGGGCGCGACCGTGTCGTCCTGGCGCGGCTACGCCGGCGGCATCGCGGCGGCCCGCGCGGGCCACGACGTCGTCATGTGCCCCGAGCAGCAGGTGTATCTGGACCACCGTCAGGACGCGGGCGCCGACGAGCCGGTGCCGATCGGGTACGTCCGCACCCTGGAGGACGTCTATCGGTTCGAGCCCGTTCCCGCGGAGTTGACGCCGGACGAGGCGCGGCATGTGCTCGGGACGCAGGCCAACGTGTGGACCGAGGTGATGGAGGACCACGCACGCGTGGACTACCAGACCTTCCCGCGCCTCGCCGCCTTCGCCGAGGTCGCCTGGAGTCGCCTTCCGGCCCCGGCGGAACGGGACTTCGCCGACTTCGAGCGGCGGATGGCTGCCCACTACGGGCGACTTGACGCCCTGGGAGTCGCCTACCGTCCGCCGGCCGGACCGCGGCCGTGGCAGCGGCGCCCCGGGGTCCTCGGCCGCCCGATCGACGGCCCGCCCCCGAACAAGTAA
- a CDS encoding FAD binding domain-containing protein: MTTHAPQAAQSVTLPTTLDEAVAALAAMPAAVPVAGGTDLMAAVNSGQLRPAALVGLGKISEIRGWQYQDGHALLGAGLTHARMGRPDFAALIPALAAAARAAGPPQIRNAGTLGGNIASASPTGDALPVLAALEATLIVAGPGGARREIPVSHLLAGMEMLRAGELIGYVRVPLLHAPQVFLKATGRTGPGRAMASVAVVLDPARRGIRCAVGAIAPMPLRPLDAEHWVAQLIDWDNNRAIVPEALNAFGEYVAAACIPDPTPAEDGSVPQHPPAVLHLRRTVAALARRALGRALS, translated from the coding sequence TTGACCACGCACGCACCGCAGGCGGCGCAGTCCGTCACGCTGCCCACGACGCTGGACGAGGCCGTCGCGGCACTGGCCGCCATGCCCGCCGCCGTGCCCGTCGCGGGTGGCACCGACCTCATGGCCGCCGTCAACTCCGGGCAGCTCAGGCCCGCCGCGCTGGTCGGCCTCGGCAAGATCAGCGAGATCCGCGGCTGGCAGTACCAGGACGGTCACGCGCTGCTGGGAGCCGGCCTCACGCACGCGCGTATGGGCCGCCCCGACTTCGCCGCGCTGATCCCGGCGCTCGCCGCCGCCGCCCGCGCCGCGGGCCCGCCGCAGATCCGCAACGCGGGCACGCTGGGCGGCAACATCGCCTCGGCGTCCCCGACCGGTGACGCCCTGCCGGTCCTCGCCGCCCTCGAAGCGACCCTGATCGTCGCGGGCCCGGGCGGAGCCCGCCGGGAGATCCCGGTGTCGCACCTGCTGGCCGGCATGGAGATGCTGCGCGCCGGCGAACTCATCGGCTACGTGCGCGTGCCGCTGCTGCACGCCCCGCAGGTCTTCCTCAAGGCCACCGGCCGCACCGGCCCGGGGCGCGCCATGGCGTCCGTCGCCGTCGTCCTCGACCCCGCCCGGCGCGGCATCAGGTGCGCAGTGGGCGCCATAGCGCCGATGCCGCTCAGGCCGCTGGACGCCGAGCACTGGGTCGCCCAGCTGATCGACTGGGACAACAACCGCGCGATCGTCCCCGAGGCGCTGAACGCCTTCGGGGAGTACGTCGCCGCGGCCTGCATTCCGGACCCGACGCCGGCCGAGGACGGCTCCGTGCCGCAGCATCCGCCCGCCGTACTGCACCTGCGGCGCACCGTCGCCGCGCTGGCCCGACGAGCACTGGGGAGGGCGCTGTCGTGA